The Zingiber officinale cultivar Zhangliang chromosome 2A, Zo_v1.1, whole genome shotgun sequence genomic sequence CATGAATTTCTCTTGTTTTTTTCTTGAAACAACCATCATGTTGAAACCCTCCTTTTTGGGCAGGTATGCACTCTTAGGATCTTTTTCTTTATGAAGGACTGGACAAGGTTCATACCAGATGGCTTCTATGGCACCCACATCGGGGCCAAACAATGCTGGTGGTAGTAGTCTTTCTGTTGATAGGTTGCCAGATGAAATGAATGATATGCACATAAGAGATGATAAAGTAAGTGCATGCATTTTCTAATGAGTATAACCAGATTCCTTCCTAATAGAATGACAATACACCGTAGTTATTGATAGACACATTTTCATACCTGACAGTGATTATACTTTAATTTAGGAAGTGGAAGCTACTGTAATTGATGGCAATGAGACAGAGACGGGTCATATAATTGTGACAACTATTGGTGGCAGAAATGGCCAGCCAAAACAGGTAAGCTGTAAGTATTAATGCTTTGAAATGGCATAAATAACTTGACAATTAGGTCAATTCCTAGTGGTTTTTCTACAGTTGTTGGTTTGCACTTAATTTATCAGTTGCCAATACTTAAATGCCTGGCAGACTATAAGTTACATGGCTGAGCGTGTAATAGGGCATGGATCATTTGGAGTTGTATTCCAGGTAACTTCAGCAGACCCATTTAATAGTATGGTAGAACATAGTCCCTGAGTGTTGAATTTGTGTTTGGTGCTTATCCTTCAGCATAGAGATTTGTTTTTCTCTCCAGTTTTtgtataatctttttcttgtgaCTTTCCTGCTAGGCTAAATCTCTTGAGACAGGGGAGACAGTAGCTATAAAAAAGGTTCTCCAAGACAAGAGGTATAAGAACCGTGAATTGCAAACTATGCGGCTTCTTGACCATCCAAATGTTGTGTGCTTGAAGCACTGTTTCTTTTCAACAACTGTAAAAGAAGAACCATATCTTAACTTGGTTCTTGAGTATGTGCCTGAGACTGTTCATCGAGTAATTCAACACTACAACAAGATGAATCAGCGCGCGCCATTGATATATGTGAAGCTTTATATGTATcaggtaaaccctaaacttatATTGAGTTGTGAGAGTTCATTGCAAGTTTGTGATGGTTTGACAATTAGCTTTCTGCTTATTATGACAAGTATGTTGCATGCTGGATAACTACCAATTGGCACCTAATTATTTGTTACTAATGAAAgaacaaatatagataatttcaaAAAGCATAAATGCTGATTTTCTTTGGTATCCACAGATTTGTAGAGCATTGGCCTATATGCATGGTGGCATTGGAGTTTGCCACAGAGACATCAAACCACAAAATCTTTTGGTATGTTGTTCAACTTTTCATTTGGAAAATAGGTTTTTCTTTTTTCGTCTTGATGTTGTTACTTCATACTTGTGTCAGTGTATGAGTAATAAACATAAGAGCCTTGTTTTTTTGTCCATCCACTGGTCAAACAAGTAATGTCAGATGTACGCGCGCAAAATGCTTTTACTTTTTCAACTGTAGTAGATTTCTTTGAAGTCTATATCTATTTGTGCCACTCGTTATTGATGAATGTTATTCACAGTTGCATACTCGTTTGACATGCAATGTTCTACATGCACCTACATCACATTTGATATATGGACATGCACTAAATCATATATGTATGTACAGGTTGTTTAGTTGAAAAATCTAACTTGTATTAGATACTTTCATGGTAAAACTACTAACATTACATTCTGTAACAGGTCAACCCGCACACACATCAGTTGAAAATATGCGACTTTGGAAGTGCGAAAGTCTTGGTATGTCTTCATCCCTTAATTGTGTGCTATAGATGCTACCTGCGTTGGCTTTgcctaaatttagatttttttttttgtgctaaACAGGTTAAAGGGGAACCAAATATATCCTATATATGTTCTAGATATTACCGAGCCCCTGAGCTCATTTTTGGTGCGACAGAGTATACAACAGCTATTGACATATGGTCAGCTGGTTGTGTTCTTGCTGAACTCCTCCTTGGACAGGTAAACTTCTTACactataattttcttttaacaGAACTCATTCATGctaataatttatttttggaGTCATCAACAGCCACTTTTTCCTGGAGATAGTGGAGTTAATCAGCTTGTAGAAATTATCAAGGTACCTCTTTCTTTTCTCCTAAACCTAAATTATCGCCATTTCTAGTATCATTTGTTTTAATCCTTCTGTTTCACTCGGTCAAGATTTTGGGTACTCCAACAAGAGAAGAAATTAAATGCATGAATCCCAAATACACGAAGTTCAAATTTCCCCAGATGAAAGCTCATCCATGGCACAAGGTATATCTTGTTAATATTTAGTCTTGTTGTTTCCACATTCTGCATATTTTATTGTTCTTTAGCTGTTGTGCATACAATTTCAGCAATATTTTTCGATATACAGATTTTCCATAAAAGAATGCCTCCTGAGGCAGTAGATCTTGTCTCCCGACTTCTTCAGTATTCGCCAAAGTTGAGGAGTACCGCTGTGAGTATATTCTAGAAATTTATCGACTTGAGCAGAGGGCCCTATTTGCAAATCCATGTATTTAATTGCTACTCATGCAGTTGGAAGCATTGATCCACCCATTCTTTAATGAACTTCGAGATCCAAATGCTCGATTACCAAATAGCAGCCGGTATCTACCTCCTCTCTTTAACTTCAAGCCGCATGGTGAGTCTGCATGCTTGGAAGATTATTCTTACACTACTTGTTCATCTTGTTCTCTCAAAAAACATAATGTTTTGTGGATCTTTGATGATAAACAGAGTTAAAAGGTGTTCCAGTGGAAATCGTAGCCAAGTTGATTCCAGAGCATGCAAGGAAGCAATGCACCTTCTTGGGACTGTGATATACTCTATTAAGTGCGTTTCTCCTGATGAAACCCCATACTGTTTTCCCCACACAGGATTTATGCAGATCGAATGTTTGGGCATTATCTGGTGTATGCAGTGAAACTTCATAGAAAACTTACAaacttctttgtttctttaccAGTGGATGAATGCTACTGAGGGCCAGTTCCCTTAACACAAGTTAATGTTGAAGGTATGCGATGGCAGATCGGTAGGATTCTTGCCGGCATGGTCTCTCGATCTCTGCTATCCTATCCTAGTGGATCAACATCAACCaagtggcaaaaaaaaaaacataaataactgATTGTGGAAGTAAGAGGATGAGTTATATTAGGATACAGGGATTTTCAAGTAACCAATCTTACCACCTATTTACCCAAAATATATTTGAGCTCCTTGATGTCAGCAGATCTCCCTGTCCTCTCTGATCGGTGCAAACCAAGTGTCTCGTTTGAGCACCATTATCCGCCCAATGTTGCCTGATCTCTTTCCCAATTCAAATTGGGGACAAAACATATTCAATTCAAAACTTGAAAATATAAATGATTATGACTCTCATGTTCGATTCAAAATGAAATTCAAGCTCGAGTTTAACTCGAGTTGTTcgaattttaaatacaaattaaatatttttcagaGTCAATTCGAAAAGCTCGATATATTTATTTGCACCTCTAGTACAAACGCAACATAAACCGATTAAAACACAAGTTTATGAGCTATATTGATGGTAGATGAGTTTAGGtatcaaattaaagaaaaataaactcgGGGGGGTCAAACTGAAAATATGTTGTAGCTTGTCCGCCGGCCAGGCCCAAATGTAACCCTCACGTTACGTTGGCCGTTGGCGTGACCACCTCAACATCTCCAGAGAGCACCAGCCGAGCTTCCAATGGAGCAATCCCGAGTATCGAGTCCCAGCACCACCAACATCGTTCTATAGCCGaatcgaggaagaagaagaagaagagcatagACATCGATGAACGGTCGTCCTTGTCCGCTGTAGAGGAGATCCCCTCCGATCTCAAACCCCGGCGGCCCATTGGACTCGATCCGGCACCCAAGCAGATAACAACCAACCTGTCACTCCTATTCCTAACAATTCTCTTTTGCCAACTTATTTGATCCAGCAGTTGCTCGCGTCTAAGATTCCAAAGGGAACCACACGATAGGAGGAGAAGCTACCTCGGCTCCTAGTTTTTGCTGTGCAAGTATTGGCGACAGAGCAAGTGGGAGATTTGCCCATGTGCGGAACTCTTCTAGTATCCAAAGTCTCTTTTCAGAGCGTGGACCTTCTAttaattcctcttcttctcctccaatgcAAAATGAGCATTCCTTTGGTTAGTTGACTTAAAGTTTTGATCTTTGTTTGTCATACGAATGGATTGATGCTTCTGTTGCTCGGTTGCTTTCAGCAGGCTGCACCATTGCTTGTTGACTTTCATATTACCTCATTCTTATCCTTTATATAACTTTGCTAGTGAGGTTATGAAAATGGGAGGAAGAAATTATAGAGTATGGTGGCCTCAGCAGCTCTTGACCTCCACCTCCAGTTCTGGCCTGTTTCTCTTTGGTTGGTTTATGGATTCTGTTGATTCTATTGACATTGTCATAGCAGCTGCAATTTCTTCAGCTAAAATTTTAACCCATCCTTTTCAGACTAATCTTGAGGTCAGCGAATTGCCAGTGTGTTACTAATGCAGCTTGAGTGTTTGAGCAAATTTCATTAAAGAATATGCTCCTATATGTTTTTTGTgatattaatttttttctatatttGAAATGAATTCAGATGCTAAGAAGTTTTTCTGACATTCTCAAGAAAATTTTGTTTGGGAACAATGTGCTTTCATAATATAGATAGATATCATTCATATCGAGAAGCTTCTCTAACATTCTCAGCACATTGTGTTTGGGAATGATATGCTTTCTTTGTATGATGATATAAGATTGCTTCAGTTGAACTTAGCATCCCGGATGCAGCAATGATATTAGTGACTGCAAAAGATCTGGATGAAAAGTTGTTTTAACTTTCAATATTTGAATCATTTGTAATGCAAAGTATTGGAACTCTTGAGGAACTTAATGATTAGTATCTAGTGTACTAATATCTCTTTTTGCTCCAATGCCCCCTTCTGTATGTCTTTGTCTTTTTTATATTTAAAGGAGAAACACTACAAGGTTTTTTAGGAGAAGGAATAGTTGTTTAATACTTTCCCAAATTTGCAAGTATTTTATTCTTGAAAGTCTTTACATGATATACCACCCATGTTATTTTGTTAGCTTTGCATTTATTACTACAATAATTGATTAACCTAGAATAAGAAACCTGGTTGCTAGTTCCATGCAACTTATCCTAGATGTCTCATCCTTAATTTTTGTTGGAGTTTCTTATACCAATAGCTTTTGGTCACCCTTGTTAAATTTTGGAGTTTTAGGTTTTAGTCTAATACTAAATATGGATAAACTTATCATTCATATACAACAACAGGCAGAAGTCCCAGCTATTATGATTATGCTAACTTACTAATTTGATGAGTTTTATTTTAAAGGTGGATTGTCATCTACAACTAAGTCACCTACATTGCATAAAAAATCTACTGTTATATTATTGCCAAGAAGATATAATATTACTACACTTGATTACAAAGTATGCTGGTAGTTTAAGAAGACACATTGTTATGGTTCATTTTTCTTATGGTTACTTAAGATAGTTGCTAGAATTATACAATTTACAATTTGTATCATGCGATATAATACGGTTCACATATAAAACAATACAATTCTTACATATGGATAAGAAGTGAAAATAGCCACGATGCAATTCAATACAATTTGATTCaacagaaatattattttatatgatTCCATAAACAAGAAATTCAAGCTGAccaattaaaactaattaaattaaactcaatatATGCTAGAAATTAGATTGAATTTATTATAAAAAGGTCATAAGAAATTAAATCGAACTTAATATACTAGAAATTAGATTGAATTTACTATAAAAGGATAAAAACTATAAATTTTCTATTATAAAATAGAAATATAGTGgtaaaaaaaatagacataatTGATGTTAGCCAATGTGAACTTGATGCCTATGAATGATTCAGAAGAAGTAAATCTTATCAGCTTTAAATTTCATTAAGAGCTGAAGATTTGATCCCCGATTGGAATAAGATGTTTTAGTGTCGTACCAACAGTAATAACACATGGTGCCGAAGACACGGACGCAATAGGAGGAAGGAATTG encodes the following:
- the LOC122041779 gene encoding shaggy-related protein kinase alpha-like, with protein sequence MASMAPTSGPNNAGGSSLSVDRLPDEMNDMHIRDDKEVEATVIDGNETETGHIIVTTIGGRNGQPKQTISYMAERVIGHGSFGVVFQAKSLETGETVAIKKVLQDKRYKNRELQTMRLLDHPNVVCLKHCFFSTTVKEEPYLNLVLEYVPETVHRVIQHYNKMNQRAPLIYVKLYMYQICRALAYMHGGIGVCHRDIKPQNLLVNPHTHQLKICDFGSAKVLVKGEPNISYICSRYYRAPELIFGATEYTTAIDIWSAGCVLAELLLGQPLFPGDSGVNQLVEIIKILGTPTREEIKCMNPKYTKFKFPQMKAHPWHKIFHKRMPPEAVDLVSRLLQYSPKLRSTALEALIHPFFNELRDPNARLPNSSRYLPPLFNFKPHELKGVPVEIVAKLIPEHARKQCTFLGL